The DNA sequence GCTGTTGACTTCAGGTTCTCCCAGTGGTTCATGGGCATATCTGTTATGTAAATGTTTGTTCTAGGAAGTTTTTTTCCCCTGCAATTCAGTATGTTGCTCTCTCGATGATAAATGCAACGTCCTGTTCAAGTCAaggtcttttcttttttggggttaTTAAAATGCGACGGTATTCAGGTCTTAATAGACAACGTCCTATAACTTTTTTGCTTTTCTCAATTTATGATGATTTGCTATATTGATCCAGAGTGGGGGCAAGATCATCTTTGtggcattatttatttattactcTTTAGCTTTCTGTTCatttcctttctgattttgtgTATACATATTTTGGCTGAGACTGTTTTCTTTAGCTGTTTGAATTTGAAACTTTTTTCACTTATACTGTGCTCATGATATgttttcattgagaattttaaTGGATTTGTGAACATGAAATTTGTTACCATTATTGATGGTACTCCTATATAGGGAGCTTATTGGTGGGCTAATGTTTAAAGCTCTCAAAACTATATTGTTTCCTTTTGAGAGATTTGTGATAATCTGTTGTGCCTCATTGCAAACTTGTAGCCTGATGCTTAGTTTGTTTTGCTGCTAGTTGTTGAAAAATTATTTGAGGTTCTCATCTAACCTTATTNNNNNNNNNNNNNNNNNNNNaaaaaaaaaaaaaaaaaaaagacctgcACAGAATTGAATGGAGTACTTAATAGTTTTAGCACAAAGTTTAAGCTTCTATTTGTTGCTTATCCTGTGTTGTTTTTGCAGGTTGTTGAAGTTTCAACTTCCAAGACTGGCAAGCATGGTCATGCTAAGTGTCACTTTGTTGCAATTGACATCTTCAACGCAAAAAAGCTTGAAGATATCGTGCCCTCTTCCCATAACTGTGATGTATGGAATGCACTTGCGTAttacaatttatttattatttaaataagTATATATATTCTGCCATTTTTGCAGGCTTTACTTTATTTCAGAACATTAACCGATGATTTTTATTATATGCAGGTTCCCCATGTTAATCGTACTGATTACCAGCTGATTGACATATCTGAGGATGGATTTGTATGTTTTCATTTACGGTTGAGATTTACCCTTTCTCAGTTCTTACATATTCTTATAATCTTTTTCTGATTACTTAATCGTGATAGGTGAGCCTATTGACTGAAAATGGTAACACCAAGGATGACCTGAAGCTCCCAACTGATGACAACCTGCTCACCCAGGTGATTTTATATTAACTAGTCTTCATGCTTGTTTATAATCTTTTACTGAATCATTGGTATTCTGTaattgcttttttttctttcttttctcatgggatgggatggggtggggtggggtgggggggttggTGTTGGTGAATGTTGACAACCTTAAAAGTGACTGTCCACTGGTTCACCGTTTCAGTTTGTGCTTGGCCTTGGGATAATCAGTGTGAGGTGTCACTATCACGAGTCTGTATATGACATATACCAGTGGGGGTCTATGCACAAGTGTGTAATTTCACACTTGTGATAAAGATACAAGCCTTTATTTCAGTTGTGATCGTCTCAAAGGATAAATATTTATCTCTGAAGAGATAGGGTATGTTATGGGGCTCAattcacagttttttttttttttttggcctgaaCTAGTGTCCTGAGGCTTCAGAATAGTTCTCATGATTCACTTGTATGGTCTTAGGTTATCTATTACTGCAGGTATTTATTCCGCAATTGCATGTGTGTGCCCCAatcttgggtttttttttttttctgttgaaatGATCTACTTTTTTCTAGTACTCTTTTAGCAGACTAACTGACGATAAGAGTATTGGGTGGTTCTCATATTGCTGTTCTATATCCTTGATACAGATCAAAGATGGGTTTGCGGAGGGGAAAGATCTGGTTGTGAGTGTAATGTCTGCGATGGGAGAAGAGCAGATCTGTGCTCTGAAGGACATTGGCCCAAAGTAGCTTTCCTCCATCTGCAGACTGCTAAAAATTTAACTGAAGATTTTTGTAAGAGCTTGTACGCTTGCTGTTTCAGATTGGGAAGACATTATTAGTGTTATTGGGAAGGGTTTTATTTGGATTTAAATCTGAGGGGTTTCTTTTCAAGCAACAGATACAGTTCCAATGCCCTTGTTTTTCTGTGGACATCCACTTAATTGTCTCTACTCTCTACTTTCATTCTACTAGCTTTTTGATTCAATATTTGTACTGCTTTATGCTAGAGAAACTGCAGCTACTGCCTTGTTTTTTGTGGTGTAAAGGGTTGCTAAACTGCCAGCAATACTAGACTGTATATACACCTTTAAGTCTTGTTACTTGTGGTAAGATTTCACTGTGCTATGCATGTGAATTGGTTCTCTTAAGGTATTTTCTTTGGTCACTCTTATTTTTTGTGGATGATTTGGTTACTATGTGGATGTGCATGTGAAGTGGTCCTTAAGGGTGCCCAAAATGGACTTTTTGGTGTGTGGTGGTTGCTGGTAATTAGAAATGGGTGAGTGGTAGCAGAGATTAAGCGCTGAGAAGTT is a window from the Macadamia integrifolia cultivar HAES 741 chromosome 5, SCU_Mint_v3, whole genome shotgun sequence genome containing:
- the LOC122079330 gene encoding eukaryotic translation initiation factor 5A-2 — its product is MSDEEHHFESKADAGASKTFPQQAGTIRKNGYIVIKGRPCKVVEVSTSKTGKHGHAKCHFVAIDIFNAKKLEDIVPSSHNCDVPHVNRTDYQLIDISEDGFVSLLTENGNTKDDLKLPTDDNLLTQIKDGFAEGKDLVVSVMSAMGEEQICALKDIGPK